The sequence below is a genomic window from Felis catus isolate Fca126 chromosome A2, F.catus_Fca126_mat1.0, whole genome shotgun sequence.
TGGCGGTGAAATCCCAACTTTTCTATCTAAAGCAAACAGAATTTTGGAAGGAAGAGTTTGGTTATAAGCAAAAGGCACAGAAAAATCTCATAGAGCTGTTTTGCTTTGAGATCCAGGAACTTAAGTCCATCCctaagaaactattttaaagtcTTCTCGGATGCTTCCTAGAaacagtaaaaggaaaataagttgaTTCTGgcaataaaatgttaatagctTTTCCTTAAGTATTAATCTACTGAACAAATGCTGAGAATGAAAGCAGCAGTCATATAAACGCtgagatttatatattttctttgctgCTTCTGCTATTTGATCCTGGGCAAGTGACTAAACCAAATCTCAAACCCCGAAGAAAAGTATATTGAATCATAcaaaaaagtaggaaacacagAGAAATCTAAATGATAAAAGACGAATATCTCTTCCTTTGTGTCCTTTTCTGGAAAAAACTCTCCCCATTTGGGGTTATAGAACcatttaactttcattttctcaTATACAAACTGGATTTCATCACTGAAGACCCTCAGAATTCAGTTGGTCCACCGTCCCATTCTGTAAATGGGAACATGTGAGATTCCATGAGGTGAAGTGACTTACCCAGTGTCGTGTGTACATTAGGACAAATAAGGTTATTATTTCAACTAAGTGGGAAGGGTGTTGACATAGGAATGAAAAGATCTGGATTCTCCTTTCCACACAGCCATTAATGAGACTTTCTGTATCAAATAAAAGTATTAGATTAGGTGCTTTTGAAaattccttccctccctgaaGGTGCCATAATTCTGTGAACGTGAACATCAGTTGttcttgattgtttttctttctagaaactcAATAACTTTCTTTGCAGTTACGATAAAGAGGCAACATATACAaagttgtgagttcaggctctgaCCCCAATCCCAGCCCTCACATGTCCGTGTAGGGAAAGCCTGAACAAATTAACCTGTctgcctcatctgcaaaatgaagccTGTCACAGTATCTGCTACATATGGTCCCCATAATGATTAAATGCAGTAACACATGTCAGGTATTCAACACAGTGCATGGCACATAGTAACAACTCAGTAAACAGAGGTCGCCATAATACCACCATAAAGGAACTAGATATGACGTCTTCGTGTGAGTTCTAAGAAAGGCACCCCTTCCTCAGGGCAGAAGCACCCCAAGTACTAAGGTCCACATCAAGACAGGATCTCATTCTCTACGGCTATGTGCctggctttaaaaacaaaacaacaggggcgcccggacggctcagttggttaagcctcagattGATCgccactcaggtcacaatctcacaggtGTGAGACTGGACTCTTCGCTAAGCAGGAAATCTGCTTGgtattctatctctctctctctctgcccctccctggctcctgcaTGCCTGCCtgctctcaatcaatcaatcaatcgacgtttaaaaacacacacccaaaacaacaacaacaaaaccagttTCCCAAACTCCCTTCCTGCTAGCGGTAGGCAGCCAACACTGTGTTGGTGTTTGCTGTAACAAAGGACTTCTGAAATGCTCTTCAGACAGGGCCTACTTGGATGGCAGGAACACTTTCCAACtgccctttcccttttttttttttttttttttccagcctggaATGCAGAAGTAATGGCTGGAGAGTCAGCACCTTACTGATCATACGGGAAGGACTAAAAGACTCAGAAATTCAGTCCTTGAGCCAATAATCGAACGCCAGCAACCACTGACTTCTGGACTTCTTGTTCAGAAACTCATGTCCATATTTAAGCTACCCTTATCAAAACACACTTCCTAACCAAAAAATATCCTCCAAAATCTATTTTTCTCTGCTGTCAACAGATATTTGCAGACTTCCTGGTCAGCTGCCTACTTGCTCCTGGCCACTTAGGGGTCCTAAGTCTTTGGCCATCACTTAGATTTTGGCAAAAGGTCCAAGCTGTCCTTGAGGTCCTTTCTACTCAGTGTGGTGTGTGGACCAGGAACACAGCGTCACCTAGCAACATGTTGGACATGCAGAATCTTTGGttccatcccagacctactgagtcataatctgcattttaacagcaTCCCAGGGATATCTGTGTACATTAAAGTCTGAGGCTCCGGACTAGACTTTCAGGGTCTATTCTGTCCTTCCTCTTAATTAAGCACTACTGCCAAAAGAATCTTCCTGAAGCACAGTTCTAACAATGTCACTCTCCTCGGAAAACTTCAGGGCACCTCACTGCTTACAGATGAAATTTTTGACTCCTCAGCCTGACACTCAAGGCTTTCTATGATCTTATGTCTTCCTGGAAATGTCCATCAAAGTGCCTGCCATGTCCATAGTAGGTGGGCAATAAATAATGTTCtgcataaaagaaaagaaaagtgagtgTACCTGAGAAACAACATATTTCTCAATTCTGGCTGTACTACGCTAGGCATTTGGGATAGACTAGTACAAAAAACAGACATGGTcccttgccttcatggagcttagaGACTGGCTGGAaggatagaattttaaaacacgAATAAAACTATGCAATGATAAATGATAAGcgctagataaaaaaaaaaaaaaacataaaataaaataaatgatcagGCAGTGATACAGAGTAAGGTGGCCTGGTCAGAAGGATGGCCCCAAagagtggagtggggtggggtggggtggggagcagcctGCTGGACCAGGCTGGGGGACGGCGCGAGCAAAGCCTTGAGAGAATTTCAGGATCGGAAGATCGGCTGCCCTTTCAGGCTCACCCAGAAAACAGACTCCCTGGGGGGCTATGGGGTGCACCTTCCAGGTCACTTAAGAGAAAACGCTGAATTTCTTTTCCCTCACATATGTCTTCACTGGGACCACGGGTTAGGCCGAGAGCAGGGCTCGCTGCAGAGTCGCGGGGAGTCCAGCCCTGGAAATTAGACCTAGAGATACTCGAATCCGCCACTTCCTGGCTCGCAACTCCCTTGAGCCCTAAGCTTCTGCTCCCTCAGGTACTAAGTGAGGTTAAGAAAAGAAGCAACTTTGCAGTCACTGTGAACGTCAGGTTGATAACGCTTGAAAAGCTGCCCAGAACACTGCCACCCACATCGGTGCTCACCTGAACGTCGGCGGCTACATGATTACGACGGTGACGATCACTACTGTTAATCATTAGCTAGTGGGCAGAAGGCTCTACCCACAGattcctgcccgccccccctccccccaggcctccCGACCCTGCCATCCCTAGCCACCTCCCCCCTGCGCACGGCCACCGTGACCCCAGCGCGGGCGCCAGACGCCGCCGCCGGACCCCCGTTACCTGGGGCCAAACGCGACTTGTCGCCACCTTGCGTcctgggccctgcctccctcccggccgccTCCCGGCCCCGCGGCTGGCCGCGGCGGcgccccccagcccagcccggccCGGGCGGCGCGGGCTGCCTCGGCGGGGCTGGCGGCGGCGGCCACGCTGCGCGCTccggcagaggggagggggctccgcggcggcggcgacggcggcggcggcggcagcagcggcagcggcggcggcggcggcggtggcggcgggccCGGCGGGGGGCAGAGCCAAgaggcgcggcggcggcggaggaggagaaggaggaggatgcGGGGGGCTGCGGGCGGCGGCACGGCCCTGTCCGCAGTGAAGCCCGCGGCGCCCAAGGTGCAGGGAGTGGCCGTCGCCTCCTGCGCGCATCATTCCTGAGAtggcggcggcgcggcggcggctCGGAGAGCCCGGGAGGGGCCAGCCGGCCGCGGGCTGAGCCCCGCCGGCCGGGGAGCTCGCCCCGGGGCCCGCGCGGCGGCGGAGCCCGGGCCGGGCGGGCCTGGGGAGCGGCGAGGCCGGGAGCGGCCCCGGAGCGGAGCGCACGGCCTGGGGAGGCCGCGATGGCGAACGCTAGCgagccgggcggcggcggcggcggcgaggcggCCGCCCTGGGCCTCAAGCTGGCCACGCTGAGCCTGCTGCTGTGCGTGAGCCTGGCGGGCAACGTGCTGTTCGCGTTGCTCATCGTGCGGGAGCGCAGCCTGCACCGCGCCCCGTACTACCTGCTGCTCGACCTGTGCCTGGCCGACGGGCTGCGCGCGCTCGCCTGCCTCCCGGCCGTCATGCTGGCGGCGCGGCGtgcggcggccgcggcgggggCGCCGCCGGGCGCGCTGGGCTGCAAGCTGCTCGCCTTCCTGGCCGCGCTCTTCTGCTTCCACGCCGCCTTCCTGCTGCTCGGCGTGGGCGTCACCCGCTACCTGGCCATCGCGCACCACCGCTTCTACGCCGAGCGCCTGGCCGGCTGGCCGTGCGCCGCCATGCTGGTGTGCGCCGCCTGGGCGCTGGCGCTGGCCGCGGCCTTCCCGCCGGTGCtggacggcggcggcggcgacgacGAGGACGCGCCGTGCGCCCTGGAGCAGCGGCCCGACGGTGCCCCGGGCGCGCTCggcttcctgctgctgctggccgTGGTCGTGGGCGCCACGCACCTCGTCTACCTCCGCCTGCTCTTCTTCATCCACGACCGCCGCAAGATGCGGCCCGCGCGCCTCGTGCCCGCCGTCAGCCACGACTGGACCTTCCACGGCCCCGGCGCCACCGGCCAGGCGGCCGCCAACTGGACGGCGGGCTTCGGCCGCGGGCCCACGCCGCCCGCGCTCGTGGGCATCCGGCCGGCGGGGCCCGGCCGCGGCGCGCGCCGCCTCCTCGTGCTCGAGGAGTTCAAGACGGAGAAGAGGCTGTGCAAGATGTTCTACGCCGTCACGCtgctcttcctgctcctctgGGGGCCCTACGTCGTGGCCAGTTACCTGCGGGTCTTGGTGCGGCCCGGCGCCGTCCCCCAGGCCTACCTGACGGCCTCCGTGTGGCTCACCTTCGCCCAGGCCGGCATCAACCCTGTCGTGTGCTTCCTCTTCAACAGGGAGCTGAGGGACTGCTTCAGGGCCCAGTTCCCCTGCTGCCAGAGCCCCCAGACCACCCAGGCCACCCTCCCCTGCGATTTGAAAGGCATCGGCTTGTGAGGGGCTCTCCTGCCTCGTACGCCCCACCCGGCCTTTCCCTTTGGCTCGGACAGTGACGTCGTTTCTCTCTCTTATGCCCCCTTCTTAATTTTCTAAGCTGCCTTCAAAATGACTCTCAAAGTGGTTAAGCACTTGGATTGTACagactactttttttttggtgggggggggggagggagggatgggtttcgatgttccagccccacctccagctccgTGCATTTGTCCTACTAAGTATATTTTCATCCTGAACAATAGGCCTTGGAGTCTTTGTACTGGTACTGACGTCTTTTATCccatgtgttcctttttttttttttttttttttttttaataaagcctaCACTAATTTTCTTCATGCAACGTTTCCTAAAGACCTTGGCCAGTTTTCTACAGAAGCTATTTTTGACAACCTCAAGTGGCATTACATTTCGCAGTGAAGTAGAGGAACCTAGGGGACTTCACAAGTTCGATTTCTTGAGGGTCTTCTGTGGGAAGCaggagaaagggggggaggggaaattgTCGTCAGTTCCCCCTTGAGTTGCCGGCCGTGGGGTCAGTTGTGCTGCTCTGGTTCTTTGAAAGCGTTGAAAACTTTGTTCAGTATGGGTAATGAATTTGAAGAGCAGAAATGGCAGCGTAAAGTAGCGAGGCAGTGTTTTTTCAGCAGTGACAAGTGACAAGATTTGTTTCCTACCTTACTTTATACTACTAGAAAAATACACATCAGCGGCAACAACTGCTCTCTGTATTATACCAATCTTGAGTGGAAACATTTCTGTAAaattgtaacttttaaaaagagtaaaagtgTTTTGGTCAGTGAtggtgtggagaaaaaaaaaccagtattgCATGTTTTTGTACTGATTGTGGTTCACGGATTGGGAAGGCTCTGGGAAGCAGAGTCAGAACTAAGTCAGAATTGCTTAGGTATTTTttgccaataaaaatgaaaatacgtTTATGGAAACAGCTTGTGCTTTGAGACGCCCAGTTTTATTCTGTCTTATGAAACTAATTTCCACTTTGAAAACTGTTCTCCTTTTGTTCATGGTATCAATGAATGGAATATAATGATAACTCTACTTCTACAAGACAAAGCATTTCCTTAAAATGTTTGCTAGGTTAAGCTGTGCTGTTCATCTGatggatattttaaattaataatgacaaccatacttttaaatatttggtagacaCACTGTAATCTTAAACGGAAAGACTAAATTCTGCAAGTACTGTATAATATTTTTTGCTTATAAtgctacatttttattaatgtacCTTCCGTTTTGAGGatttatatctgtatttctctttgcATTATACAAATATACCAGTATTTTCATTCTGGAGTGGtttcttgttgctgttgtttgagACTGTGACTGGTACTGATACACTTCTAAATACGGTATTCGTTCCATTATCCTGTGAGTGCATGGCTCTTGAGTTGACCATCAGAATATCTAAGGCATTTGGAGTCTAGCTAAGATACAAGATAAAAAGATGCACATCTTTTCTTTAAAGGAACGCAGTAGTATATAttgctttaaaactttttttttttaatttttttttcaacgtttatttatttttgggacagagagagacagagcatgaacgggggaggggcagagagagagggagacacagaatcggaagcaggctccaggctctgagccatcagcccatagcctgacgcggggctcgaacccacggaccgcgagatcgtgacctggctgaagtcggacgcttaaccgactgcgccacccaggcgcccctaaaactttttttaataaacatacgGAAGACGAGTGTGAGCAAAGCGATCATTttgataaaaacaataaatatgagCACAGTAAATATGTTGAAATTTATTGTAGTTCATATTGTATAATATGAACTATTAAGTATTCAGTGCAAGAGGGATAAGTCATAATGAGGGTGTGGCGAATTTATCTCTGATAAATGGTCAGCAGTATTCTTTTTTGTCCGCAGAAGACAGTCTGAAGATGGTCTCATAGTTGGAAAATACAAGTAACAATTACCTTCTTCCTCCCCAGGTCGTGAGACCAGGTAGATGTTAATTATCCGACAGCCACTTGCCAGAAATCTCAGCTAACCCAAAGACAGACAGGCCCAGGCTCTTCATCTaaccctcctctgcctcccagggATCCAAGTTCAAAACAACAGAAGTCACTAAGCCCATGTGATTTGTAGACTATTTAGCACCTGGCATGGAGCAAGGCCCAAACCATTTGACCCCTGAACATCTTCAGCCTTAGGCAGCAACCTGACTGTTGAGACAACCCGTTCAGACTGCTCTCTATATATGGATTTGAGTTCGTGGTTGTTTTTTAACAGGAAAATCCATAAACCCgtgattctcaaattttaatatacataagAATTACCTGAAGTGCTTGCATGGTCCAGAGATTAttaggaggggttgtgggtggatCCAAGAAAGAACATCTTTAAGAAGCACACCGGTTGGCTGGAGATATACCAACAGGCCTTTGTTCAAagatttactttattattttatttcttaaaaaaatgtatttgtt
It includes:
- the GPR27 gene encoding probable G-protein coupled receptor 27, which produces MANASEPGGGGGGEAAALGLKLATLSLLLCVSLAGNVLFALLIVRERSLHRAPYYLLLDLCLADGLRALACLPAVMLAARRAAAAAGAPPGALGCKLLAFLAALFCFHAAFLLLGVGVTRYLAIAHHRFYAERLAGWPCAAMLVCAAWALALAAAFPPVLDGGGGDDEDAPCALEQRPDGAPGALGFLLLLAVVVGATHLVYLRLLFFIHDRRKMRPARLVPAVSHDWTFHGPGATGQAAANWTAGFGRGPTPPALVGIRPAGPGRGARRLLVLEEFKTEKRLCKMFYAVTLLFLLLWGPYVVASYLRVLVRPGAVPQAYLTASVWLTFAQAGINPVVCFLFNRELRDCFRAQFPCCQSPQTTQATLPCDLKGIGL